The genomic segment AAGAAGCTAGACGTGTAATACCTCAAATGGGATATACACAAATTTGGGGTGCATTTATGCCAAAACAGCTTGATAATTATTTCAAGTTAAGACTAGATGAACATGCTCAATGGGAGATAAGACAAACTGCAATTGCAATGCAAGAGCTTCTTAAATGAGCGCTTTAGAGATTGCTGATATTATAGGTATTATCTCTTTTGCTCTAAGTGGTTTTCTAATTGCTGTTCACTGTAAACTCGATATTTTAGGAGTTTTTATCTCTGCATTTTTAACTGCTTTTGGTGGTGGAATGACAAGAGACGTTCTTGCAGATAGAACCCCTTATGTTTTTACTTCAAACTTACCTCTTAGCCTAGTAATTGCAACGGTTTTAATTGCAATGCTATTTAAACTTCATAAAATTACAAATCTTGAAGGTAAATGGGCATTTGTAATATCAGATGCAATTGGTCTATCATCATTTGCAATAACAGGTGCAATAATTGCAATTGAGAGTGGTTTTAACTTCTTAAGTGCTGTAATGTTAGCATTTATAACTGCTGTTGGTGGTGGAACAATTAGAGATGTTTTAATAAATAGAATGCCTTTTATTTTAGTTTCAGAGTTTTATGCAACCGTTGCTTTAATTATTGGAAGTGTTGTTTATATTTTAGAAATTTTTGAACTTAGAAATCTATTTTCACTTATTATTGTTTTCATATTTGGAGTTGTTTTAAGAGTTCTTGCATACTATAAAAAATGGAATCTACCAACTTTATCTAAAGAAAATTAATCTTCTGTTTACTTTTTAAAGCTAGAATCACAAAAAATTTAAAAGGAAAAATATGTTTAAAAAAATACTTTTAGCTTCTTTATTAGCTTTAGGATTAAATGCAGCTCCACTTGCTGTTGATAGTGTTGTTGATAACTTAAAAATTAAAGACCAAAACGAAGTTGAAAAAGTTATAGATACAAATATAAAAACTATACTTTTTGCAAGTGATAAAAGTACAAGTGATATGTTAAGAGATTATCTTTTACCACTAAGTGAAAAAGAGAATATTTTAGAAAAAAATGGGGCTGTTTATGTTGCTGATATTTCAGGAATGCCAAGTCTTATTTCTAAATTTATAGCTTTACCAAAAATGAAAAAATACCCATTTTCAGTTTTATTATTAGACGATACAAACAAAGATAACTTTGTAAAAGAAGATGGAAAAATTATTGTTTATAGTTTAGAAAATGGAAAAGTTGTAAAAATAGATAAAATCTCTACAAAAGAAGAGTTAGCTAACTTTATTAAATAAATATTAGAGGAGTTTTATCTCTCCTCTAAAACCTTCTTAA from the Aliarcobacter cryaerophilus ATCC 43158 genome contains:
- a CDS encoding trimeric intracellular cation channel family protein; its protein translation is MSALEIADIIGIISFALSGFLIAVHCKLDILGVFISAFLTAFGGGMTRDVLADRTPYVFTSNLPLSLVIATVLIAMLFKLHKITNLEGKWAFVISDAIGLSSFAITGAIIAIESGFNFLSAVMLAFITAVGGGTIRDVLINRMPFILVSEFYATVALIIGSVVYILEIFELRNLFSLIIVFIFGVVLRVLAYYKKWNLPTLSKEN